The following DNA comes from Bacteroidota bacterium.
GTGCTGTCAAAAAAGTAATCTCCGATGAGGGCCACTGCATCCAGCCGATGCGATTTAATCCCGTCACTGGTGGCGAAATCAGGTAAAGTGGTCCGGGTGAGCACGGCACGGACCTGCCACTGGTCATAACCGGCAATCACAGATCCGTAGTAGCCGCCCGATAAATACGGCAGCGCATCCAGTTCGGCTCCCCAGCGCAGAGACTGGGCGGTTAACGGAAGCGAAAGAATCAGTATCAGGAAGGTGGTCACAGGTTTCATGTTTTCTCCGGTTTTTATGCAAAGATCAGGCAAATCCGTTTGCAGAAGTCAGGACATTTGTCCGGTTTTTCAGTTGCAGGAACAGTTCTTCTGAACACTTCAGAAAACCTTAATACTACAGGTCCGCTCTGTGAGAAATGGTACGCCACCCGACCAGAGAATCACGTACCTTTCTGTGTTGACACAACAACCTGCATCTAGAATCAGGAGGTAACGATGGCCCGCATCCTGTCCGCCCTGTTAATCCCCGCGTTTATACTGCTCACCGGCTGCGAGGAAGCCACCGAACCGGATACCACCCCTCCCGTGGTCACCCTCACTTCACCGGTTAACGGTGCTTTTCTCTCGGGACCTACATCCATTTCACCAGTCATCACCGATGAATCCGCCATCAGGACGGTCTACTTTCTTGTGGATGGCGATACGGTTGCCACCGATACCAAAGCACCCTTCACATTTGTATGGAATGTGGGATTCTGGGCGGATGGAAACCAGCACACCCTTCTGATCATTGCGGTTGACGAAGCCAACAATTCAGGTCAGTCCAACCTGATCAGCGTGACCGTTTCTGCCGAGGCAACTCTGACGATTCAGCCTAAGGCACCATCCGATGGCAGGGAACACGAGGAGAATGCCTCCGTCACGTTTTCCTGGTATCCGTTGCAGGGTAGTCAGGAATATCAGCTCGAAATCGATTCCGATTCCCTTTTCTCACCGGCTGACCAAACTCTGTCCACCACCGACACCCTTTTCATGGTTTCTTCACTGGCATCGGGACCCCATTACTGGAGGCTCCGCGCAAAAGGCATGAACGGACGGCTGAGCACCTGGAGTGAAAAAAGGGTGTTTTTCATGGGAAAAGCCTATTGGGTCCTCCGGCTGGATCGCGGCCGGGCCGAATGGATTAACGGATTGGTTGAAACGGCCGATGGGGGCGCTCTTTTCATCGGGCCCTCCTTCACCGATACCACTCAGATCATGGAGGACTGGTGGTATGGAAAGGTTTCTGCATCGGGAAAGGTTTTATGGAAGAAAACACTCACACAGCCAAAATCAGATTATGGAAACGCCGTCCTGAGGACTGCCGGTGATGAGTACCTGTTGTTTGGAGGAAGCTCCGATCCAAACCGGACCATGAGACTGATAAAAATCACCGAGTCGGGCGGGCTGATCTGGGATCAGACGTATGGTAAGACCGATTCCAGTTCCTGGGGTGTCAATCTCGTGGGACTTCCCACCGATGCAAGTGCAGCGCTTGGAGGTGAACTGAACAATAAACCAGCCATTTTAAAAGTGGATGGGTCCGGTGCGGTTCAATGGTCCGTCCAGTTTCCCATGGTGAACGCAGGATCCTGTTACCTCTCCATGCGAACCGATCATGTTCTGATCGGGACCGCCTCCCATCACCTCATCTTTCTTTCCTGGTCCGGTTCAGTTCAATCGCAGGTGGAATTCCCTGATTCGCTCTTACTCAGACGGCCTGCCATTCTTTCCGGTGAGAACGGACTGCTGATTCCCTACCTGTCAAACGGGAAAAGCGGCCTGCTTAAAACCTCTGCCACTGGCACTAAAAACTGGTCCTATATGGCACCGGCCGGCACTGAACTGGCCTCCTTCATGGACTGGTTCGGCAATGGAATCATGGTGGGCGGGTCGAGGAATGGTCAATGCTATCTGGCCGTTTTTTCCTATACCGGATCCCTTTTGTGGGAGAAGGAATTGGTACCCGGCCGTATCGGACGGATTATCAGAACCGCTTCGGGCGGATTGTATCTCTCAGGAACCACTCACTCCAATTTCAGACATCCGACCTCGGATTTTCTGATAATGAAAACGGATAAAAACGGAAATGGATTGCCCACCTTAGCCGGTCGGAGCACGGTGCTTTCAACGCTGTTCAGCCGGAAACCAGGCCACCGGAACGGGGATGATCTGTATCCGAAGAAATAAACCAGATATGAGAGTCACCGATCGGATGGAGTCTTCACTTTGGTGAGGATGCCTGACAGCTCTGACCAGACAGACGAACTTACCGCCGGTTCCTGACCAGTTCCCGCCGGATCCGGCTCAGATGACGCGGGGTGGTGCCGATGAGCTGGGCAAGGTATTCCAGAGGTACCTGCCGGATCCAATCCGGGTGTTGTTCCATGAGGGAAAGGTATCGTTCAGTGGCTGATTTCCCGATCAGTCCGGCGATCCGGTCTTCGTACCCGATACAATCCTTCAGAAGCACATCGATCAAATAATCCTTCACCACCGGGTGTTTGTCCACCCAGGCGGACCAACCCTCATGGGTAAGTTCTGACACATCGGCATCGGCAATAACTTCGAGCGACTCATCAGCCGGCCATCCGTAAAAAAAGGTCCTCAGGCTGGTGGTAAAGGAACCGGGGAGCGCAATCCACCGGGTGATTTCCTGTCCGTTGATCACATGAAAATGGCGGATAATCCCTGAATGAACAAGCCACAAAGACCGCTGAAGGCTGCCAGCCTGCAAGAGAAAGTCACCACGGGAAAGGAGCCGCCGCTTCAGATCTGGAAACGGAACATTGGGAAATCCGGGAATGATCATCGGCTAAAGATCGGTGGAAGCCTGTAAACAACAAAGCCATCCCCGAATCAGGAGATGGCTTTGCAGATAACTGAAAAGGAACCGGTTATTTCATCAGGGTCAGTTTACCCGACTGGGTTTGCTGGCCCATGGTAACCCGGTACAGATAGGTTCCGGAAGGCAATCCGGCCGCATTGAAGGTGGCATTCACTGTTCCGGCTTCCACCACTTCATTCAACGCCACAGCCACTTCCTGACCAAGCAGGTTATACACGCGGATGGTGGCCAGTGCTTTTTCGGGAGCAACAAAGCGGATCGTGGTGGATGGGTTGAACGGATTCGGATAGTTGCCCAGCAGTTCGAAGCGTTCAGACAGCGTTCCCTGTCCTTCCACTCCGTTACCGGCGATTCCGGCAACCGAGGCAGCCTGAGATACCTCAACGGTGTAATTCAGCGTGGTGGAATAGGCGCTGTTGTATCCCTTAACCCGGATGTAAACGGTTGCTGCGGTCGTACCGGAATTCTTAATAGTAAGGGTTTCGGCTGCACCGGTTCCGTTTTCCGATTTGGCAATCTGGGTACCGCTGCTGTTCAGAATATACAGGTCATAATCCTTTGTTGAAGGCGGAATCAGCTTGATGGTCATCGAACTGGCAGCCTTGATGCTGGATTTGAAGTAATCGTTATCGGTGGTGGATCCGATTTTGGCAGTAACCTTAACGGGAGTGGCCGGAAGGGTATTGGCCGAGGCGGTGGTTCCATTCGATTCCACTTCCGTGTAGGCGTTCCAACTGGTGGGAGGAGGGGTTCCGCCGCCCGAGGTGCCAACTCCAACAGCCGCCCAGGCATTGGCAACCTGAGTATATTCGGCAGAGGCAGATCCATACAGGTCGGTGGCCGCATTCAGGGTGGCGGTGCGGGCTCCGGCATAATTGGTGCTTGAGGTCATATAAACCGACAACGCACGGTAAGCAATCTTTTCTGCCTTTGTAATTCCGATACCGGTTACCGAATAGGCAGTTCCTTTGTCATTGGTTCCGCTGCCGCCAACCGACAACAGATAGAACCAGAAATTGGCCACGCCCGAATTGTAGTGAACCCCTCCGTTGTCACCGGTTCCGGTGTACCAGTAGGTTCCCTGATAGGTATCGGGCTGTCCTTCTGCATTCGGATTGCTCATGGAACGCAGTGCATCACCGCTGGTGGCCGGTGTATAGCAGGCCTCACCGATCAGCCAGTTTCCTGAAGCCCCTTTTGCATAGAACTCGATGGCTGCGCCGAAAATATCAGAAAAGGCCTCGTTCAGTGCGCCCGATTCATTCTGATAAGCCAGATTGGCCGTTTTTTCGGTGACCGCATGAGTGATTTCATGGCCGGCCACATCCAGCGTGACCAGCGGAGTGAAAGTGGTGCCATCTCCATCCCCATACGTCATTACCGAGCCATTCCAGTAGGCATTGTTATAATTGGTGGAATAGTGAACGTAGGACTTGATGGTGGTTCCCAGATTGTCATAGGAATTGCGTCCGTGAACCAGTTTATAGTAATCCCAGGTTTTGGCTGCCCCGTAGTGAGCATCCACACCGGCTTTCTGGGTGGTGGTATTCCAGGTGTTATCGGTATCGGTGAACAAAGTCACGCCTGTGTATGAAGTTTTGTTCTTCATATCATAGGTTTCAACCTTCCGCGACAGATCACGCATATAATAGGTACCGCTGACCAGGTCGGTATTGATAGAGACCGTGCCGCTGTAAAGCGAGGTTCCTGTTCCGACGGCGGCGGTGGTATGTAATGAGTTGTACTTGTTCAGAATGGCACCCGTCTGTGCATCAACAAAAACCACCCAACGGGCAGGCTGATCAGCCCCGGACTGAAGGGTCAGTTTATAGGCAGGCCGGAATCCGTTCACAGGGTCGCCATCCACCGGTGCATAAACCAGTGAGGCAGTAGGGGTGTAGGTGGCAGCCGGATTTCCGGTTACTTCTTTCAGAAGGGCTTCCTCATCTTCATTTAACCAGGACCAGGGAGTCGTCTGGCTGAAGGAGGAAAGTGCGCGGGTGACCGCATCGGCGGGGTCGAGCAAAGCGCCGGTGTAGTGTTCCACTTTATGAAGAGATCCGGTCACACCGGTAATGGCTGAGTGCCGGTCACGATGAATAATCAGTTCGGCCCCTTCAACCGGAATTCCACCCACCATCTGACGAACACGGGTGTGGGTCTTCATGCCCTCGGAAAGAACCATTACCGGTTCCAGTTCAGCCTCAACTCCGTAAACCGACTTCAGTGCCGAAGCCAGTTCTTCTCCGCTGGCTTTTGCCCAGGAAGCGAGTGGTTTTATATAGACAACCTGACCCTGATGATCAACATCGAGGGAGGCTACTGATTCAACGGACCGATCGGTTACCCGAAGATCCTGAGCCTGTAAAGTGGCAGCAACTCCAACCGCTGCCAGAGCCATGCTTAAACGAACAGTCATGCAGATACGTTCTCCTTATTTTTTAACCTCAGAAACGGTTCCACTCTTTTCTTCCATTCTATAAATTGAGCTAAACCGTCATTTTTTTCGGACTTACCCGATTTTGCCTTTTTATTTAAGGCAATCAGGCACTTTTTCCGAAAGGGCTGAAGTTAGAAGAATTCTGCATGATTGTCAATAGTTGTCAAGACGTGTCGATAAATATTTTCAGCAGGTAAGGTGGAAATAAAAACCCAAAGGAAATCAACCCCTTTTACCATTGTGAAACCGACTTGAGGGTAATGGGAAGTCAAGTGTCTTCCCCTCCCTATCGACCCGTTAAAGCTGCCATTGGTGATCGGATGTCCGGTGGTGGTGGGGTTCGGAGGCCGGCTTTTGTTTAAATGGCTGGATGGAGCGTAGTAACCTTTAACAAGTTGGCAATAAATGGCTTACTGGAAAATCTCTCAGGAATTTTAGCCTGCTTGTAATTCCGCCTACCCATCCAGCCAGGATTTAAAAGCAGCAACCCGCTCCCTGGCAACGATGGGGTCTTCCTCGAAACCGGGGATCAGCTTCAAAATGAGGCGGCTGTTGAAGTAAGGTTCCATGGAAAGAACGGAATCGGACCGGAGAATCACCTGCCGGTTTATCCTGAAGAAATCGGCCGGATTTACCAGCGATTCGAACTGATCGAGAGTGAGATCGGAGAGAAACCGTTTACCAGCACGATTGATGAGAAAAACCACCTGATTTTTAATAACCGCTCCGGCGATATCCTGAACAGGAAGAGAGACACTCTGAATGCCCTTTTTTACCAGAAAGCGGGTTTTATATCGGGTTTTGGTTTCTGCCTGATGTTGCTGAAGGGTTAAAATCCGCTGAGCATGCCTGCTGACGGCTGTTTCCTCCAGTTTCCGCCATTTATCCAGCGCTCGTTCCAGATCGCGCCGTTCAATGGGTTTCATCAGATAATCGATGCTGGTGACCCGGAATGCATCAAGGATGTATTCATCAAAAGCGGTGGTAAAAATAACCGGGGCGGTTATTTCACAGTAATCGAACAGTTCAAAGGAAAGACCATCGGCTAACTGAATATCCAGAAAGAAAAGATCTGGCTGACCGTGTTCCGTTACCCATTGCACACTGTCCTCCACGCTTTCAAGCACGGCCAGAATTGTCAATTCCGGATCAATGGATTTCAGCAGACGGGTTAGCCGTGCGGCACTGGCAGATTCATCTTCCACAATCAGAATATTCATGACGGGGTCTCTGCAGGTAAAAGCGGAAGCGTAACAGTAAAACGGTCACTTGTTTCGTGAATTTCCACAGGCAATTCTGTGAAAAAGCGGTAACGTTCCCTGATGTTCGTCAGTCCCATACCGGTGGAGAGCGTCATCACCGGTTTTCGCTGGAGATTGTTCCTCACAGAAAGAAATCCGGGCGATTGCCAGACTATCTGAATAATCAGGGGTTTTTTCACGGAAATAATGTTGTGTTTCGTGGCATTTTCAACCAGTAATTGCAGCGTCAGTACGGGCAGTTTTAAGTCCCGGGCTGCCTCCGGGACATCTACCTCAACATGCAATCCATCCTGATGCCGTTGTTTCAGCAGGTAGGTGTACGCATCCAGAAATTCCAGTTCACTTTTCAACTCCGTCAGATTTTTATCCTTGCTAAGCAGAATATACCGGTACACATTGGAGAGTTCCTGAACGAAGGGTCCAGCTTTTTCAGATTTCTCTTCAATGAGTCCCAGCAGTGTGCTGAAAGAATTAAAGAGGAAGTGAGGATTGATCTGCGATTTCAGCGCATCCACCTGAATACGCATGTTGGTCTCCTGCAAAGAAGAAAGCCGCGCCTTCTGACTTTCCAATTCCAGCTGAACGGTTTCCACGATCTGGTGCGTACGAAAATATTCCTGTCCCACCTGAAAGGCGTAGGAGGCTGCAATCAGCAGAAATCCAATACCGTACAGACTGAAATTTTCCATCTGAGAACCCGTCATAGCACTCAGATCCAGAATCACCAGAATGAAGGTGATGAGAAAGGAAATGCCGGTGAGAATGATGCCGGATCCCGATCGGCGGTATTGCCAGAGGATTATCAGCAGGAAAATGAAATCGAGAACTATGAACAATTCACTGATTAATATGGGAATGGAAATAAAATCGGTGGGATCGATGAGCGTCACAGCGGTAACCAGCATGAGTATCAGATGCGCACCCACCATCCACCAGAGAATCTGTTTCCAGCCTGCATGGTACAACCGGATGAAGAAAATCAGATAAAAGACCGGCAGCAGATAAATGATCGTCAATGGAACCACTGCATAAACCACCGGGTGAAAATCGATGGGACTGACAGGCATAAACGCATAGTTGGCCGTAAAGAGATAATCCACTGCGGCAACAAGGAAGAGCCAGGCAAAGGGAACCAGAATTTTCCGGATGGAACGTGGGAATTTTAAAAAGGAGAGCAGAATAATGTTTGCGAGAATGAGAAGAGTGAAACCCATCAGCAGATTGGCAATGGCCATAACCAAACTGTCCTGCTGGTAACGGATTGTGTGTTCAAGAATATCCGTCTGATCGCCCGCCAATAATTTCCGGGAGGATCCCAGCTCGAGAATGTGATCGAAATTCAGCCGCAGAAATAGCCGGATGGGTTTTACGGTTGTATCAACTGGAATGATATGAAACTGGTTATACCGGATGGTTTCCGGTTTTTGCAGCAAACTATCCGGATAGATGAGCCGGTTGTTTTGATAAATGGAAAATCCGGAAAGGATTCCTTCCAGATACAGCACAGGTTTATTGGCCTTTATATCCGGCCACCGGATCATGAGAAACAGCTGTTTATTGCGTTTGACCGCTTCAAGATCGGTGAGCTCATTTACCCACGTTTGAGTCAGCCTGCCATCGGGTGCGGTGAAAACAAACCCGCCTTCGGGTGATTGATCCGGCCAGTCAAGAGTTGCCCGCACGAGGCTGTCACCCAATTCCACAATGGATCCGGAGTGACCCGGGCTGCTTCCCGGTAAAAAAATCTGAAAGAGTAAGATGAATGCGGTAAAGGTCATGGCTTGTGACGGTATTCTGGTTCAAAGATACAACGCGGTCCAACCCATGACCGGAAATATCAGCCGGAGTGTTAAAATGACCTGCTGAATTGTAAATCGCGGGCATTCCGATCGGGAACAATGGGAAATTTACACTTCAACCGGTTTTTCCGACAGTTCAGCCAGACTAACCACCACTCCACCGGAAAACCATCGTAAGACACGGTTGGTGTTGCCAATTTTGCACCTGAACATTTAATCGGAGACTTCACATGCGTTCATTTTTTCTGATCCTGTTTTTGGCATTCCATGGGGCGACCAGCCAGGCCCAGGCACCCGGGCAGGGGACCATTTCAGGATTTGTCTATGATGCCGGAACCGGAGAGGCCCTGGTCAGCGCTTCGGTCCTGATCATGGGTACAACCAAAGGAACCACCACCAATTCATCTGGATTCTTTTCCCTGGCTGGTTTACCCGAAGAGCAGGTCACCTTGTATGTCCGTTTTCTTGGTTATAAAGCGGCAAAAGTGCCGGTTACGGTCCGTAGCGGAGTTCCAAACCGGGTTACCATCCGGCTTGATCTGGAAGGAATTGTCATGGAGGAAGTACTGGTCACGGCAGATTCCATCGATGCCGGCCGGAAATTGTTTGAAAAACCCGTATCGAACCTTGAGCTTACCGGGCTGGAAATCAAGCAGCTTCCAGCCGTTGTGGAATCAGACCTGATGCGTTCTCTGCAAACATTACCTGGTATTGTATCGGCTTCCGATTTTTCTTCTCAGGTTTATGTTCGCGGTGGGACACCCGACCAGAATCTGTATATGATTGATGGAGCCGATGTGTACAACCCGGAACATGCCTTCGGCCTTTTTTCGACGTTCAACACCGATGCCATCAAAACCGTCACCCTTTCCAAGGGCGGATTCGGCGCTCAGTATGGCGGACGGCTTTCCTCGGTTCTGGATATCACCCATCTGGATGGCAACCGTTCCAAATTGACCGGAACCACCACAATCAGTTTGCTGGCTGCCAAGACCACACTTCAGACCCCGCTCGGAAACTGGGGTAGCATGTCTGGATCCTTCAGGCGCACCTATTTTGATGTTACGCTTGCGAAACTGAAAAGCCTGAAGAACAAGGTTCCCGATTATTATTTCTATGACGGAAATCTGAAACTGTTTGCCGAAATCAATGAAACGAATAAACTGACCGTGTCCTGGTTTTCAGGCCGTGATTTTCTGGATATCAGTTTCAATCCGGAATCTCAATCCTCAGACGGTGTTAATTACGAATGGGGAAATAAAACAGCTTCCGTGAAATGGCTGACTTTATTCAACTCATCCATTTTTGCCAATTTCTGGATAACAGCCAGCCGGTTCGATTCCGATTTCCGACTGAAGCAGATCAAAGTAGCAGAAACCAATGAGATGAATGACCTGACACTGAAGGGTAATCTGGAATGGGCAGTGAATGCCAACTGGAATTTACTGTTTGGCTTCGAAAATAAATGGATGAAACCACGGTACACACACGAATTTCAGGATGGATTGATCGACATCGATCGGGACCGGGTGCATCAGTCTGTGTATTCTCAGGCCTCCTGGAAACCGGCAGATGAGTGGGTGGTGGAAGGAGGCTTGCGTCTGGACCGGTTTGCCGCTGAGCAGGATTTTGTGGATGTATCGCCGCGGTACAGCGTTAAATACCAATTCGATGCAGTTCAATCGGTAAAACTGGCCGGGGGTGTGTACCGTCAGTATCTGCACCGGATTCCCCGATTTTTCATCGGCGATATCTGGATCACTTCCGATTCAAACATCAAACCATCCACATCCGTTCATACCGTTTTTGCCTATGAACGTGCACTGGATTATGGATTCACCTTTCAGGCAGAAACATTTTATAAAACCTACACGAATCTGAATTCCTTCAAGAAATTTGTGGTGACCGATATTCAGGGTGACGGACGAACCGAAAATGGAAAAACCTGGTACCGGAATACCAGAAATTTGTTCGACACGGGTGATGGCAATACCCGGGGTATTGAACTGTTTCTGAAAAAGGATGGGGGTATGGTTACCGGTTGGTTGGCCTATTCATGGTCTTCCACCGACTGGAAATTTAAGAATATCAACCGGAATGAACCATTTAATCCGCGTCACGACCGAAGTCACACCGTCAATCTGGTGCTGAATACAGAACCCGGAAAATGGTGGGCCCCACTGTGGGGTAGGCAATATGAAGCCGGTAACAGCAAATGGTTGCTAGGGTTTAACCTCGTCTATTCCACCGGCCAGCCGATCACCACTCCGGGCTCTGCTTATCTGAGCGGTGATTTACCCGATTCCGGCGATGACGGATTGAGTGATGGTGGCGGGAATATCGGATTCTCCTTGTATCCCGGCGAAATAAACGCTTACCGGTTACCAGCCTACATCCGTGCCGATCTGAGCCTCATCTGGGAAAGGAAATACGAGAGATTCACACTGGCGCCTTACATCCAGATCTACAATCTCGGCGGCCGGCAGAATATCTGGTTTGTGAATTATGAAGATGATTCCAAATCGCCTGATACCATTAAGCCTAAATATACAGCCGTTAACATGTTTCCTTTTTTACCCACCGTTGGGTTAACCATCACTTTTTAATGGAGCAAACAATGAAAACCACCACTTTTCTTTTATCCATCCTTTTCGCCGGTTTTTTCATTTCATGCGGAGAGGCAGAACTGGATCTGGATTCTTCGGACTATGATCCAAAAATTGTTGTCGAGGGTTATTTAATTCCGGGACAGACACCTTCAAACATCCGGATTTCCCGAAACTTTCCTCTCAATAAACCCATCGACCTGACATCGGTTTCCTTGCCCGCTGCCATGGTCCTGATCACCCGTCAGACCGATAACCGGCAGATCAACCTGACGTATGATCCGTTAACGATGTCTTACCGGTATGCCGGAACCGATTTTGTGACCGACCATGCAACCTCCTACCAGTTAACCGTATCGGCAGTCATCGATGGTAAACCGGTGACCGCCTCGGCCTCAACCACCACACCCTCCGCTGGTTTCTCTATTCTGGATTCCGTCATTCCGACGAATCACCTATCTTACAGCGCACAGTCTCCGGATGGAACTGATTCCGTTTTCTCAATTCCGTTTTCCCCCTCTTCCGGAATCGATTTTTACGCCCTTAGCATCACCGCTCAGGATGCCAGCATCCGTTCATTCATCTATTCACCGGTAAACCGGTATGAGGATATTGCGGAGAAAGATTCATCCAAAGTCAGAGAGGATCTGAATTTCCGGAAATATCAGTCTGATGCCATTTTAAATGTGCCCGGATCAGGTCTTCAGAAACGGGACCTGGAATGGTTTTACTTCCAGTTTTATGGCCGGTACCGGATCATTATGTACGCCATGGATGTGAACGCCAAAAATTACTTTCTCACTCATAAAGATGTACAGGATTTTGATGGCAATTTTGTGGAGCCACGGATGGCCATTGAAGGGGATGGAATCGGGGTGTTCGGGTCGGTAATTGCTGATACGGTTTACTTCAATGTTCTCAGACCCTGACCGGGCACTTCCCTGTGTTCCGGTCAAAGAACGAATTAACCACTTCCATTCATCTGTGAAAATCAGAGAATAATCGGGTACATTACACCCAAGCAGCAAGATATCAATGGCATCGTTCGGCAATCGTTGAACCCGAACGCGATGAAAGGAACGGCCTTCAAAAGTGGTTCCTGCATATAAAAAAGGTGGCTCAGCCACCTTTTTTATTGGAACCAGGAGTCCGCTGATGCGAGTTTTGGCTACACATTTGACTCCAGTAAACTTTGATTTGTTTAGTCAATCACCGTTTCTGGTTAAATAATGGTCGATCCATTTCAGTATCCAACCGCTTCGCTTTCAACGAAAAACGCTTCCAACTTAAATATCTTAAGCCGCAACTCAATTTACCTTGTCGTTTTCGCAGAAAATTGCGGCCGCGGCTTAGTCAGTTTATTATTGCATCTCCATTGCAGTAAGAATTTAAGTTTATCCTCTGCATCGTACAGACCAACAGGCCATCAAAAGATCCCTGACTGTACATGGTTATTAATCTAAAGAAAGGTAAGGCTTCATGAAATTTCGCCTGACTGGAACGTTTTTGCTTCTGTTTACTGCCCTGTCCGTAGTGGCCGCAGAAAATGGCAAGGGTCCATCCGGAACACCCGCTAACCAGGTTATCGTCAAGTTCAGGGAATCCGGCATCCGCGCCTACCGTGCGGAAAGCAGCCTGAACACTGTGATGAAGGCCACCGGCGCCATTCAATCCAGTGCTTTAATGGAGAAGAGCAACCCCATTGCCGACGAGATCGGACTAAACAGGGTGTATGTGCTCAATTACCAAACAATCACCGATGCAGACCGGGC
Coding sequences within:
- a CDS encoding TonB-dependent receptor, encoding MRSFFLILFLAFHGATSQAQAPGQGTISGFVYDAGTGEALVSASVLIMGTTKGTTTNSSGFFSLAGLPEEQVTLYVRFLGYKAAKVPVTVRSGVPNRVTIRLDLEGIVMEEVLVTADSIDAGRKLFEKPVSNLELTGLEIKQLPAVVESDLMRSLQTLPGIVSASDFSSQVYVRGGTPDQNLYMIDGADVYNPEHAFGLFSTFNTDAIKTVTLSKGGFGAQYGGRLSSVLDITHLDGNRSKLTGTTTISLLAAKTTLQTPLGNWGSMSGSFRRTYFDVTLAKLKSLKNKVPDYYFYDGNLKLFAEINETNKLTVSWFSGRDFLDISFNPESQSSDGVNYEWGNKTASVKWLTLFNSSIFANFWITASRFDSDFRLKQIKVAETNEMNDLTLKGNLEWAVNANWNLLFGFENKWMKPRYTHEFQDGLIDIDRDRVHQSVYSQASWKPADEWVVEGGLRLDRFAAEQDFVDVSPRYSVKYQFDAVQSVKLAGGVYRQYLHRIPRFFIGDIWITSDSNIKPSTSVHTVFAYERALDYGFTFQAETFYKTYTNLNSFKKFVVTDIQGDGRTENGKTWYRNTRNLFDTGDGNTRGIELFLKKDGGMVTGWLAYSWSSTDWKFKNINRNEPFNPRHDRSHTVNLVLNTEPGKWWAPLWGRQYEAGNSKWLLGFNLVYSTGQPITTPGSAYLSGDLPDSGDDGLSDGGGNIGFSLYPGEINAYRLPAYIRADLSLIWERKYERFTLAPYIQIYNLGGRQNIWFVNYEDDSKSPDTIKPKYTAVNMFPFLPTVGLTITF
- a CDS encoding DUF4249 family protein, with product MKTTTFLLSILFAGFFISCGEAELDLDSSDYDPKIVVEGYLIPGQTPSNIRISRNFPLNKPIDLTSVSLPAAMVLITRQTDNRQINLTYDPLTMSYRYAGTDFVTDHATSYQLTVSAVIDGKPVTASASTTTPSAGFSILDSVIPTNHLSYSAQSPDGTDSVFSIPFSPSSGIDFYALSITAQDASIRSFIYSPVNRYEDIAEKDSSKVREDLNFRKYQSDAILNVPGSGLQKRDLEWFYFQFYGRYRIIMYAMDVNAKNYFLTHKDVQDFDGNFVEPRMAIEGDGIGVFGSVIADTVYFNVLRP